GAGGCGATGGGAATCTTCAGCTCCTGAAGGGTTTCTGGATATGGCAGTGGAACTGCATGGACACATATAGAATAAGTGATATAATGATGTAGTTTAGTGACCAAGGTATTTGTGGCTGGatgtttcaatgtttttctgtctgtggtaAACTAAGCCTTGAGAGAGGAGATCATATCATTCATAGTGGGTAGGGTCATATCATAGTAGGGTCCATGGTCCATATTAACAAGCCATTTTGCCAATAAGGAGCCCACACAGCTGCACTAGCTGCTCAGGGTTGTTTGGGCTGAGCTCTGCTGTCACTGACATGACACATTAAAACTCAATATGTTCAATTTTCCCTTCCAAataagtgcaacaaaactaacaggagagagagggagattacaataatttaaaaaaaatatatagaataaaGATAACAACTAAACTCAGTCTGTACACACCTACAGTCCTGAGAGAAACCTAATCAGGCCaagtaagtgaaaacacctttGGAGCCCTAAACTCTGAGAAGAACAAactaacacattatatctcatgTGTtgaatctgtacaaaaacatttGGTCACCTACTTGATGTGCAGAACTTACCATCATTCTTAATGTTGCCCCAGCCAGCGATCCAACACTCAGATGATGCATGAAGGTTGTCGTTGGCCTCGGACAGATTCACCCGTCCACCCTGTTTGTCAGTCAAATTTTTCGTCAGCTCGACCAGGGCGATGTTGTTCACAGAACCGCCGTGAAAGGATCGGTACTGAGGGTGTTTGATGACACTTCTTACACCCAGGTAACGTGTAGGCGCCTCGTGCAGCTTGTATGAGCCAACAAAAACCATTGATCGACGCAAGCTAGGATTACGCTGGCtggcaacacaaacacacatatactgtgttagtttttcagcattttttgaTGACCCTTCATTATGTACATATaccttaacacacacaacacacttgtaTTGCAGTATGTAGGTGGGTCCTGCAAAAGTGGGACATTTAAGCATTGCCTTGTTTTTCCATTTGACTGGATGAAACCAATAATGATTATATATCTACTAGTCGCTTATatttgtgtgacatcatcattgtgGGTGTGACAGAAATTCATAGAGACTGGTTGGTGTGCGTTCAGGCAAAGTGTAAGGCCAAATAAATTGTactgatatttttataataCAGCATCACATTTTGGTAGGTTGTTCTGATACCAGGCTCAATATATTCATATTGACTATGGATCAAACAGCTACAGGTAATGTGAAATGGATtactcatagtgatgaactcacagaaaatgatcatccgactctgcagttcccttcaACTCGACGGAGCTCATTGATTTGATTCTCCAGTTTGcaacttaactgttttgtttcactctcacaGTTCTCACTGTGtaattttcagctgcagcagacagctgtggTCAATGAAAAGGCTGTAAAAACCCActttacactacctgctcagcaccaaacagcaaatggactaattagcaactagctggtgaacatagtggagcatttagcagccagATATGTTTCACAGGAGTTGTAAGAGACAAAATTCACAACTtgaaaagagtgaatattgcttttacatttgtaaagtcacaagaaacacaactccaaatgaatgttaatatttctgtgtgtctgttggatgtgtgAATAACCAACTTTAAACACTGTCAGaggtgtgtttacagcttgctgCTCGAAGTAGCCAAAACctgttattttaaagtttaaataaatacaaattggCACTTTCATTGAGATTTGTAGTTACATGAATtgtattaaaatgttcaaatgtataTTGATAGTTATTGATTTCAGTATAAttatcaaatgttttcaaagaaaGCAATTGAAGTTTTGAATCAATTCAGtaacttttaacttttcaaCAGTAATCAGTTTGCCAGTATTTCTTTCTACCATAAGTCTCCGGGGTAAAAGCCAGCGCAGTGGTGATACAAGCAATCAGTGTTATGCAGATGATTAGTGTCCTGTGAAAAAAAGACAGTTACACACTTACTCATCCCAGCAGCTTGCAGCAGTCAGCACCCACTGATCACTGAGGATGGAGCCACCGCAGCGCCACTTATCGTGGCCATCAGATGCTGTGATGTTTATGTGAACCATCCACGGCCATCTGTCCTTTACAGCATCCCTCCCCCCAACGATGGAGCTCTTCACCTCAGCCCCAAACAAACCTTTAGAAAGATGCAATGATGAAACTTTGTAAAAGTTATGTTGAGGTAGAAATATTGAGATGGTTACATTAAGTCTAAAGTTGTATCTGGAGAAGACTCCAGATATTGATACCATGTTTTTCGTAGTTGGCtcttaagatttttttatttctttatttggtcTTTCAAGAGAAACTATGGTCCACTTTAACACAGTTCTGTGAAGTAACTCATTTTCTTCATCACAGTTTAGTTTGGTCGTCTTTCTGCCGCTGAAACAAATGTATTAAAGAAAATAGTTAAGATTGCATCTAAAATTACTGGTCACTTATTGGTCTTTAAGGTGTATTCTTGTTTTAGCTTAGTTTTCAGGATTTAATggtactttgtgtattttaatacGATTTTATTCATATGCTGTGTTGAATATTGTCCTGGCTGTGGAGCTCTATGAGTTTATCAAGGTGAGTTCCTAATGTTTGTTGTAATGGCAATAAAGTTAATTAAACTCTCAATTGAACTCAGCTTAACTACCACATTATGATTTGTAAAAAGGTTTGTCAGTTTATTAAGGTAGCAAATGATATTTTACTAATAAGAGTAGGTATGTTGAAGTTGAAACTCCACTAAATGACTCATTAGTCCTTCTGGTGATATTAGAATAATGTTCTTTAGATGACAAGCAAAACGTTAACCTTGACTCAACTTAAAAATAGATTCACAACTCACACAAAATCCTTTCTGATTAAATCAACACAATGCAGTTTAAATTCTAACTGAAACAGGTGTTTTAAAGTAAAGGCACCATTTCAGCAGAGTTGGGacgaacattttaaaaactgtaatagGTCATTCCCTCATTATTAAAGAGTGCAACAATCATTATAACTTAATAACTAATTATATGACAACAATGAAATTATGGAAAACACAATGACACCATTAAAAAAGCAGCACCAGGGACGCATAAAATCAAACTATGTACATGAGTCTGTGGCCCTGGTGCATGCTGGGAGGATTCCCTACATGCCTACCTCAGGATGCTACGATAGAGACATACAAACTACACATTTTTAGATGAACTCTAAGAACGTTTAATATTTGGCCTCCACTGCCAACTTAATTGAATCCAAATAAGAATTAACACATCGGTCAAAATGTACACTGAATGTCTTTCTCACCTCCAGTGTTGTGGATCAGGACCAGCACAGTCAGTAGTTTGCAGAAAGCCATGGCTGTGATGGAGTGAGGCAGTGGCCCTAAGCTTTATACACACAGCTGGAGATAAAATCAGCTTCTAATCAACACGAATCgccttctctttcctctcaaaCCAGAggtggaaaaatacatttactcaattgtgcttttaatatattttaaattcatctCAAACTTGTAGCATTTTATTTAACAAGGTTATAGATTCAGAACATTTGCTCTTTATATATGACTCACTGAAAGTTTAAACTAGAGTATTTTGGTCAAAAGGAACAGCTGAATTCTCTATTTCACTCatttaaaagcagctttttacagtaaattgatattatagaggatattctggcTCTCCTGCCTGTCCTGATCCcaataataatacaaagaaTTCAAAATCTTTTTGTTATCATAGTGTTTCTCTAATTTTATTGTTGGATTTAGTCTATCTGCTGCTCAGACTGTTTTGTAGGCTACTATGTATTGTTGCATAACCCTTTATTTCAACCTTCCCTATTTGAGAGTAATgagcagtatataaacactcaataaatcatttataacacactataatgcatttgtaaaactgtagaatcaaacatgaagacattttaaagttttgattattgttacatgtattttctgtgttgaTCAGTTGATTTGTCAACTATTAGAATTCCTCTCATGAAACATCTGTAACTGATGTATTAACAGTTAGTGAAAGCTTGATAACAGTATACTGTGACTGTACACACATGAACTATTTATTGAAAGTATTTATCCACTTTTAAATGTTAGTAAATAATCATTCACACTTTAAAATAGTTtgtaaatgtgttcaaaacTCATGAATACATAAACCGAGTTATCATTATTCTGTCAAACCATTATTGTGTATTAAGTGTTTATATCCtgcttataaatgttaaatatgggTTTAAAATTGCCAGAAAGGCACATGTGATGCTGAAAGTAGGAACAGTGAAGGGACTTCTGCTTTTAGCCAGCTGTCACAAAGCCACAGATCATTTAGAGAAAGgtcttgtctttttaatatcACAAGACATCGCACTCATTGTATGAATTAAATTCCCAGCTAAAGTGTCtcctgtaaaaacaaatacaaacgTTACTTTTAGGTGAGTTGCTAATGCTTTTGTCTATCTGTTATTTACAGGTCGTTGGTGCAAATGGACTGGCTTTTGGTaagtttctgttttataaaagcACTGACTGAAGCTGGGTTCTCCTTTACAAATGTTTGTTCAACTCAATTAAAGATTAATTATCACATCTACATCTGAAGTGTAGAATAAATAAAGGGACAAATGGCAGTGTAAGCCAGTATTAGACATAAAGTGAAAGAAGTGCTGACTGTGAAACGACAGTCAATAGAGATGCATCACTCTCTTCCAGACAGACCAGCATCAGTATAGTGTCAGTATAGACACTCTGTGTAAGTAACTTGCTCCCTTTAAGCACATAGCTGATCTACAGAACACATGGCAGCTTCAATATATTTTGCCCAGAGACAGAGAAACCAACTAGGAgtctgaaactcactataataTAACCCTTAAGAGCCTTTAGGGTTCTTAAGGGTCTGAACATCTCTAAggttgtggtgactgatgtCGCTCTCTCTGgtcattcctgtgttttctttgagagtgctatctccatgcacacaaatgttcaaacagaggGAATCAGAAAACGGTATATCACTAACaacaccagtgaaatatttattcaggccTTCTCTGTCATACCTGCCCTCTCTTGAGTCTCAGTCAATGAGCTTGTAGATAATTTCAgttctaaaattacaaatgttattgatgcTATTGCACCTATTAAGGTGAAGGCTGTCTCTGGtaagaaaagatctccatgGAGAAACGCTAAGCTGgtcagaaaggaaaaaagagagtgtCGAAAAGCTGAACGCAGgtggtgaaaaacaaatctccaggttctttatgacatctataaagagagactacacatttataatttggaactgagaaatgcaaCGCGGTCCTTCTTCTCTGATATCATTGccaaaaacattaataatgcACATGCCTTATTTGCCACTGTCGACAGGCTATCAAATcctcctgtgtcagtagccCCTGAACTTCTGTCCAGCAAGGCCTACAATGAATTTGCCTCATTCTTCACTGacaaaagtcagaaaataaGACAAACAGTCAGTGCCTCCATATCAGGTGCAGGATATGCGCTGTCCCTGTGtccatttaaaatcaattttagtAGTATGACACAATTCCATCCgatcaaccataaaaacctggagaacattatacaacatctgaaatcctcctcttgctgccttgatattctgcctacaggctttttcaaaactgtttcaaattgcatggcctcagatcttctacagattgtcaacacatctcttctctcaggtgtcttcccacaggccctgaaaactgaagtcatcaagccactcttaaaaaagaacacTCTAGACACTTCACTTATGAGCAACTATAGGACCATATCAAACCTCCCATTTTTAAGCAAgatcattgaaaaagctgtttttcaacaaCTGAACAACATTGTGgcactaaacaactgttttgatgccttccagtcaggatttcaaccacaccacagcactgagactgctcttgttaaaGTCTCCAATGACATACACTTAAACACCAACAGTGGGAGAattacagtattagtattactaGATCTCAGTGCCGCATTTGACGCGGTCGACACACATCTGAGCGGACAATAATGACAtgcggagttccccaaggctccattctgttcaacatctacatgcttccactagctcagattatgggaaacaataaaatatgctaCTACAGTTATGcggatgacacacaaatttacataactgtatcaccaggggactatagtccaatacaagcactgagtaagtgcattgaacaaatcaatgattggatgtgccagaattttcttcacttaaacaaagacaaaactgaagtaattgtttttgcaGCCAAAGAAGAAtgtttaaaagtcagcactcagcttcaatcagtaatgttaaaaaccacaaaccaagccagaaattttggtgtagtcatggactcagacctgaatttcaacagccacattaagacagttacaaagtcagcctactatcacctgaagaatatatcaagaatgaaaggacttatgtctcagcaggatttgaaaaaacttgtccatgcatttatcttcagtagacttgactactgtaatgctgtcttcacaggtctccctaaaaaatcggtcagacagctgcagctgattcagaacgctgctgctcgagtcctcactaagactaggaaagtggatcacatcactccagttctcagatctttacactagcttcctgtctgtcaaagaattgacttTAAGATATTGCTGTCggtttataaagcactaaatggtttagggctaaaaaaaaaatctctgatctgctgctacattatgaaccatctagacctctcaggtcatctgggacaggtctgctttctgtccccagagtaaaaactaaacatggtgaagcagctttcagtttttatgctccacatatctggaacaaactcccagaaaactgtaGATCTGCTGCGACTCTCAGGTGCCTGATTGGCACCTGCTTGGCCTGCCATGACTACCCTTCACCGTCAGGCCCGTTTGCGCTGGTGTCGACAAcacgtgcactggaacctgaacatttggaggaacgttatgttcagcgatgagtcTACAGCAGTTGGATcgtagggtcaaagtgtggagaagacgtggagaacgctatgctgattgctgcaccgatagactaacatcttttggtggaggcagtgtgatggtgtagggctgcatctccctcactgcaaaaacgaggcttgtcatcattggaggcaatctcaatgcagagagatatcgagataaaattctgcaaccagtggcaatcccatatctccacagtctgggaccgaactctatcctccaagatgacaacgctTGCGCTTGCTTGCGCTTTTGGTCAAAAGGAACAGCTGAATTCTCTGTTTCACTCatttaaaagcagctttttACAGCAAACTGGTTATGAAGGATATTCTGGCTCTCCTGCCTGTCCTGATCCCAATAACAATACAAGAAATTCTAAATTATCTCATTATTATATTGTTCCTCTAATTTTATTGCTGGATTTAGTCTATCTGCTGCTCAGACTGTTTTGTAGGCTACTATATATTGTTGCATAACCCTTTATTTCAACCTTCCCTATTTGAGAGTAatgaacagtatataaacactcaataaatcatttataacacactataatgcatttgtaaaactgtagaatcaaacatgaaaacattttaaagttttgattattgttacatgtattttctgtgttgaTCAGTTGATTTGTCAACTATTAGAATTCCTCTCATGAAACATCTGTAACTGATGTATAAACAGTTAGTGAAAGCTTGATAACAGTATACTGtgactgtacacacacaaactatttattaaaagcatttattcacttttaaatgttaataaataatcattcacactttaaaatagtttgaaaatgtgttcacatttttttcattattttgtcaaaccaTTATTTTGTATTAAGTGTTTATATCCtgcttataaatgttaaatatgggTTTAAAATGGCCAGAAAGGCACATGTGATGCTGAAAGTAGGAACAGTGAAGGGACTTCTGCTTTTAGCCAGCTGTCACAAAGCCACAGATCATTTAGAGAAAGgtcttgtctttttaatatcACAAGACACCGCACTCATTGTATGAATTAGCTTCAATATATTTTGCCCAGAGACAGAGAAACCAACTAGGAgtctgaaactcactataaagctgtgtaaagctgaggggagctgcagagtcgctgataattctctgtaggttcatcactactaGTGACACTTCTCACATCACACAGTGTCATTTCATacattatagctgctttaaaagAACCCTGTGGAGTTCTTGACCACTATTAGTACTTTGGAGCAATTTTCTGTGTGTTGCCTTCAGGGCCACTGAACAGATGGATTTTGAACTGTTGTCATgtcatctccatgacaactgcaCAAACTCCATTTGCTGTGGAAGACCATGAGCTGCAGGTAAAAGCTTTAGAAATCCTGGTAAGGCAACCTTGAGTGAAGATGATTTTGTCAAACATTCAATTGTTGTTTGTAGATTTCACTGATAACAAAACGTTATATTATCATTGACACTAGATGAGAGATCACTAAACTCATACTG
The genomic region above belongs to Thunnus albacares chromosome 17, fThuAlb1.1, whole genome shotgun sequence and contains:
- the LOC122966643 gene encoding tryptase-2-like — protein: MAFCKLLTVLVLIHNTGGLFGAEVKSSIVGGRDAVKDRWPWMVHINITASDGHDKWRCGGSILSDQWVLTAASCWDDQRNPSLRRSMVFVGSYKLHEAPTRYLGVRSVIKHPQYRSFHGGSVNNIALVELTKNLTDKQGGRVNLSEANDNLHASSECWIAGWGNIKNDVPLPYPETLQELKIPIASDKDCKAAYPWLTSKELCAGDKAEDTCTGDEGGPLACRVGGEFKQVGIVSYKSCKPGNRPGLYTRVSEYLDFINSYIHRGEEASAEV